The genomic DNA GGCAGCGCTCTCGAGTATAGCCTATGTTGCCAGCGTTATCTGTCTGGCGCTCAGCTTGCGCCGGATCCGTCACAACTTATGCGATCCCGTTACACCGCTTTTGTGATGAAAGATGCCGATTATTTACTAAAAACCTGGCACGCCTCCTGTCAGGCTACCCTTTTTCGCGGCGATATCGAACGCGGATTCGCCGATACCGAATGGCTGGGTCTTACCGTTTTTGCGACAGAGCCGGGAAGCCATGAAAATGAAGGCTTTGTTAGTTTCGTCGCCCGCTTTCGTGAACACAATAAGACGGGAGCCATTATCGAGCGTTCAAGATTCTTAAAAGAAAACGGCCAATGGTATTATATTGATGGTACTCGTCCATTGATTGGCCGTAACGATCCCTGCCCTTGCGGTTCGGGTAAAAAATTTAAAAAGTGCTGCGGCCAGTAACGCAGCCGTCAACATACAGCAAACACCGTCAACAGGATTTCCCCGGCAATGCATTCATTACAACGTAAAGTTCTCCGTACTA from Trabulsiella odontotermitis includes the following:
- a CDS encoding YchJ family protein, giving the protein MSPLCPCGSALEYSLCCQRYLSGAQLAPDPSQLMRSRYTAFVMKDADYLLKTWHASCQATLFRGDIERGFADTEWLGLTVFATEPGSHENEGFVSFVARFREHNKTGAIIERSRFLKENGQWYYIDGTRPLIGRNDPCPCGSGKKFKKCCGQ